The segment aaaataataataataaaaataaaaaaataaaaaataaaatcacatctcACCCCCGCTATTTCGATGACAGCAAGTTCTGTGATCTCATTGTTGACATTGAGGCGGGCGGCACTCTGGAGGAAGGTGATGGCTTTCCGCAGATCTCCCTCTGACACCTTCACTAGTGCTAATATACTCTAGATCGATGGGCAACacacatcaaataaaaatagaaaagttAAACCATTGCATACGCAGCACATGAATAATTCAACACAGAGTATAAactaggggttgaacgactACAGTGTTTTTGGAGTCGACGCTCAGGTGATGACAGTTGAGTCGTCGTCGACTAATTGTTGAGATTGATATTTTTCTCAACTCGCTGGGTGcggtaatataaatatattaaaaatataaccCCAAAAACCCCGATGACGTCaggacgttttcccttgcccagacgccgGTCACCCGGGCACCCCTctggctcaaaggcgagcgctcGGTGGCCGAGCCTGCACACACGGAGCCCGGCCGGAAACAgctcgaaagggtaacgtggctAACCGCCtttgggaggggccataggggtcgggtgcagtgtgagctgggcggtggcccaAGGCGGGACatcggctacagaagctggctctagggaggtggaacatcacctctctggcagggaaggaccctgacctggtgtgtgaggtcaagaagttccgacaagaTGTAGtctggctcgcctccacacactgcttgggctctggtaccagtcttcttgagagaggttggactctcttccactctggagttgcccacggtgagaggcacccagcaggtgtgggtatacttattgccccccgggtCAGCACCTGTTCATTGGGATTCAccacggtggacgagaggggagcctccctccgccttcgggtggggacACAGGTCCTGACTCTTGTTTGTGCCGATGCACCaagcagcagttcagagtacccaccctttttggagtccttggagggggtgtgGAGGgtgctcccactggggactccatcgttctgttgggggacttcaatgttcacgtgggcaatgacagtgagacctggagggccGTGAGGGGGGAGGAATCCCCCCCcgaatcagaacccgagtggtgttctgttattggacttctgtgcacatcacggattgtccataacgaacaccagcttcaaacataagggtgtccatacgtgtACGCGACACCATGACACCCTcagccgcagttcgatgatcgactttggtcgtgtcatcggacatccagctgcatgtcttggacactcgggtgaagagaggggtggagctgtcaactgatcaccacctggtggtgggTTTGCtccggtggtgggggaagatgctggcccgacctggcaggcccaaacatattgtgagggtctgctggtaaagtctggcagaatcccgtcagaaggagtttcaactcccaccttcggcagaacttcacccacgtcccgggggacattaagtccgagtggaccatgttccgcacctgtattgctgaggcggccgactggagctgtggccgtaaggtggtcagtgcctgtcgtggccgcaatccccgaacccgttgggggataccagcagtgagggatgccttcaagctgaaggagtcctatcgggcctttttggcctgtgggactgcTGAAGCAGCTGATTGGTACTGTGGccaagctctacaccctcggcagggtctttgagggtgcatgggagttcgctcaaccagtctacatgtgttttgtggatttggagaagacttccgaccgtgtccctcggggagtcctgcagtgggtgcttcgggagtatgcagtaccgaaccccctgatatgggctgttcggtccctgtaagaccggagtcagagtttggtccgcatatccggcagtaagtcagactcgttcccggtgaggatTGAACTCggccaaggctgctctttgtcaccaattctgttcataacttttatggacagaatttcaaggcggagccgaggcgtagagggggtccggtttggtggtctcagaattgcagctctgctttttgcaggttATGTGGCTCTGTTGGCTTTaccaagccgtgatctccaactctcactggagcagttcgcagccgagtctgaagcggctgggatgagaatcagcacctccaaatctgagaccatggtcttcagtcagaaaagggtggcgtgccccaTCCAGGTCggcgatgagatcctgccccaagtggaggagttcaagtatcttggggtcttgttcacgagtgaggaaagaatggaacaggagatcgacaggcggtgcggcgtctgcagtgatacggactttttatcgatccgttgtggtaaagaaggagctaagccgaaaggcgaagctctcaatttaccggtcactctacattcctaccctcacctatggtcacgagttgtgggtcgtgaccgaaagaacatgatcccggatacaagcggccgaaatgagtttccaccgcagggtgtccgggctctcccttagagatagggtgagaagctcggacatccgggaggatctcagagtagagtcgctgctcctccacattgagaggagccagatgaggtggctggggcatctgatttggatacCTCCCAGACTCCTCTCTGGTGAGGTgctccgggcatgtcccactgggaggagaccccagggacgacccaggacacgctggagagactatgttttTTGGCTGGCCTCGGAAcctctcgggatccccccggaaaagctggatgaagtggctggggagagggaagtctgggcgtccctgctaaagctactgcccccgcgacctgaccttggataagtggtagaaaatggatggaagttaaaCTTTAATAGATTATTAGATttagggcccacaatttaaataatttcaggtattagtttatttttaaggaggcacggtggccgactggttagagcgtctgcctcacagttctgaggaccgggttcattccccggccccgcctgtgtggagtttgcatgttctccccgtgcctgcgtgggttttctccgggcactccggtttcctcccacatcccaaaaacatgcatggtgggttaactgaagtctctaaattgcccctaggtgtgaacgcgagtgcgtatggttgtttgtctgtatgtgccctacgattggctggcaaccagttcagggtgtacctcgcctcctgcccgatgatagctgggataggctccagcacccccgcaacccttgtgaagataagcggctcagaaaatggatggatggatggatgtttatttttacataatttgggtttccagctcataaaacccacgaaattaggaattaaaaaaattagaatactgtgaagaaatcaccatttacctCTCAGCttttgtagggaaaaaaaagaaagattagTGTCACATTGAATCAATCAAAACATGGTACTTTCGAAATGATGTGAACCTTCAATACTTgattgggaatccctttgctttaatcactgcctcgatgcgccatggcattgaggcaatcagcctgtggcattgcctgggagttatggaagcccagatttccttgatgcttggtGTCaggtcttctttgtttttggatctggtgcccctcattttgctcttgataataccccatagattctcaatggggtttagatccggtgagttggctggccagtcaagcgctgtgatcaaaccaggttttggtgcttctggcagtatggggaggggccaggtcctgctggaagatgcatctccatacagatccttaccagaaggaatcatgaagtcagctaaaacattctggtagactgttgctgtgaccttggatttacAGGTAAGAAGTTTACCAACaactgcactggacattgcaccccaaatcatgactgactgtggacatttcacactggaccgcaagcagcttgggttctgttcttcaccagtcttccgccaaacccttggaccttggttcccaaatgaaaggcacactttactgtcatcggaaaagaggaccttgcaccaatggccaacagtccagttgaGACACTTCTTACATTGCCTCAGGcgcagaagtggcttgacccgaggaacccgacagttgtaacccatctcctggatgagtctgattgtggtggtttttgaagctgtgactcctgcctcattccactctttctggatctctgctagctTCTTGAACCCTCGctgtttgataatccactgaagaccacggtcatctcttttgctggtgcatcttctcctgccacattttgtccttccactagactttccattgatatgcttgaacacagcactctgtgaacagccaccCTTCTtcgctatgaacttttgtggattacccatcctatggagggtatcaatgatggtcttctggccagttgtcaagtctgcagtcttccccatattgaacccaactgaagcaatttaatgacacctggggaaacctgtgaaggtggtttgagtttaggaggtgattagtgtgtgacactaagtttaaaacatttaaaaaattgggCTGATTTCTACACAGCATtccaattttttgaattcctgattttgtgggttttatgaggtggaagcccaaattatgtaaaaaataaacaaataccgTGATTTCGCGTGTATAATGGATATTTTTTCCCTAataaaattgtcaagtcaatagtgtgcattatacataggtataggagaaaatgaaaaactttcccattttataaatgtatgccgccatctagaggttatgaaaaagctgtacactttcattccactatttCACcgcccctagaggttatgaaaaagttttaCACTTtgattctagtatgccaccttgaggttatgaaaaaggtgtagcctacactttcattccaatatgacaggggtatatacatacaattgtgctcataaatttacataccaaggcagaatttgtgaaatgtttttttttttttttgttttttttaaaatacgactgatgactgaacaaccatcattaatttctttgttatgttttgtttaatgataatgcttttctgaaatgcttgacagtttaatttgaattctattaaaataaaattaaatgttttgcctggtccatgttttcttaaaagaattgtacacatcttacaaattctgcctgagtaatcaaacatatgagcacaactgtgtgttttctcattttaaataaaagtagggctgtgaatttcaaaataagagcaagtaaataaaaagaaagtatgttCAAATAatgtgcttaacttcagaataattatttgaaaaaactaacaaaatacaggtaatacttcatgttttgatcacatgggtagaagcaaaaacatgcattgtaaaaaaatgcattatacattggaATAAACTGTACAACAGTAAACGACTGTCTTGCAAGGACTTCCAAAACTGCAAACTCCCTTTTTAATTGCTGTAATAAACGGCTTCAAAGTGTGAGCTTAATTATGTAACCCAGTTGATATAAGGTTTCTTCcttaagatttgtttttcaattatttttcatagttcaaaataaaaaaaggtacatgaaaaaaaagtgcaattattcatcttggtctcatttttcacCTGAGAAAGCTagtattttagcatttttatggaagttttttattcattacaGGTTTACCATTCTTGCATTTCTATTACCTCTTTTGTGTACTTGAGTTTCTCCTTCCCACAGATCTCTAACAAACGGTCTTCTTGGACCTGGTCAGCAAGTGGTTTAAAACGAAACTTGGAACATCTGGAAGTCAAGGGCTCAATGATCCTACAGGATACACAGACATTCACTTACACTGATAAAAATGGacatgatgtttttgtttggctgTGATGAGGCGGATGCTCACCTACTGATGTAGTTACAAATAAGACAGAAACGTGTGGTGCGGGACTCCTTCTCCATTGTCCTCCTGAGCGCAGCCTGAGCGGGTGCAGTCATGGAGTCAGCTTCATCCAGGATGATGAGCTTAAAAGGAGGACATGGCTTCCCACTACAAATGCAGCACATAGCAGGCTTGTTAAACACCACAGGGAATTTTAGGCTAAAAACATTGTCATGAAAAAGGTGTCCAAGGCCCTACTGTAGGTGTAAATTGTACAagatgtgtacacacacacacattttacatttttacatgatGTGAGTGTGTACGAGTTAATCCTCACTCTGGCAGAGTCCCTGCTACAGTGAGCTGAGCAAAGTTTTTGACCTTTTCCCTGATGACCTGAATGCCCCTTTCATCTGAGGCATTGAGCTCAAGCACCCTCTGCTTGTACAGTTCTGGACTGGATAAAGGAAAACAGAAAATAGATCAGGCAAAAGACagcaatcaaaacaaaagagcTGGTTTTCAAATCCAACTAACTGCAACGTTTGTTTACCCCTGAAAGCGACAATAAACGCTCCACTCACCCATAAAGTCCTCTCGCAGCAGCTAATATGGTAGAGGTCTTTCCTGTACCAGGTGGCCCATAGAAGAGCAAGTTTGGAAGCTAAATTGGGGACACAAGCATAATAGGCAAAAATTAGTTTTTGAATGGTAGAACTCTCTaaaaagatggcgcctacccgtgttGACACCTCGGTTACGTgttctctagtattgtctatgttgttgtgtttttcgttcgtctttggagacattacacgactcccttacacaagggaagacttgttaaacatcagggagtccaccccagactttctttcaccaactttcgcaaatccgctcagttttttccccaagtTACTCACCGGGGCAGCGACtgcggtctttggcgcatggaggcgaaggcacAGAGGCAAGCGAGCCGCCATCCAAgttaagctccgcaagagaggatacagattgccgttcccgtcgatccacctcgtgaATCgatgctccctacccaacaaaatggacgagcttcatcttctgataaagaccagttaagacttcggacgttccgccgccctgtggtttatggagacttggctttgtgaggctgtaccggacggcgccgtaatgcttcccagcttccatcttcaccgggcagaccgcatCATGGAGTTATccgggaaaacaaaaggcggcgggatatgcttccataccaatgaaaaatggtgcatgaacatcacggagctcagcacacactgaaGCCTGCATTTACAATtgctgtaagccattctactcgccgcgtgaattTGCAACTTTCATTCTCCCCGGTGTTTACactccgcctcaagctaacacgaacggcgcactgctaacgctcgctgaacaagtaaac is part of the Phyllopteryx taeniolatus isolate TA_2022b chromosome 7, UOR_Ptae_1.2, whole genome shotgun sequence genome and harbors:
- the rfc4 gene encoding replication factor C subunit 4; translation: MQAFLKGATVQTSRPQKDKCASGSSIKKAKLTPWVEKYRPKCIDEVAFQEEAVAVLKKSLEGADLPNLLFYGPPGTGKTSTILAAARGLYGPELYKQRVLELNASDERGIQVIREKVKNFAQLTVAGTLPDGKPCPPFKLIILDEADSMTAPAQAALRRTMEKESRTTRFCLICNYISRIIEPLTSRCSKFRFKPLADQVQEDRLLEICGKEKLKYTKESILALVKVSEGDLRKAITFLQSAARLNVNNEITELAVIEIAGVVPTKMIDDLLQVCFKGSFEKLEFAVRSMVDEGYAATQILSQLHDYIIEQDLSDKHKSLIAEKMAVVDKCLSDGADEYLQLLSLCSSILPQAPQNN